In Arachis stenosperma cultivar V10309 chromosome 1, arast.V10309.gnm1.PFL2, whole genome shotgun sequence, one DNA window encodes the following:
- the LOC130976648 gene encoding uncharacterized protein LOC130976648 has product MGEQNTNLQESRSSGAAPRTAEVMEQKEKEMHAKEESNSKNSRGGGMVPRQAVPLIKKKILSELPIITLTHPHYSHLLQSDTIIVSDAIVLFFSAVFGVSPLSPKLPSASSFAVSAPSLEVSLPSSSAVSVSLPSLLRSRRCLCHLQAGRFGSPEISLQLVMWNNLYIEKTGLILLRILFIREPLPPTFSVIWVWPMGPATTCYVA; this is encoded by the exons ATGGGAGAGCAAAACACAAACTTGCAAGAGAGCAGAAGTAGTGGTGCAGCTCCTCGGACAGCAGAGGTAATGGAGCAGAAGGAGAAAGAAATGCATGCCAAAGAAGAAAGCAACTCCAAGAACAGCAGAGGTGGTGGAATGGTTCCTCGACAAGCAGTG ccactaattaaaaaaaagatattatctGAATTACCCATAATAACCCTAACTCACCCACACTATTCTCATCTTCTCCAATCAGATACCATTATCGTCTCCGATGCCATTGTCCTCTTCTTCAGCGCCGTCTTCGGCGTCTCGCCGCTGTCTCCTAAGCTCCCGTCGGCGTCGTCTTTTGCGGTCTCAGCGCCATCTCTTGAGGTCTCGTTACCATCTTCTTCTGCAGTCTCGGTGTCGTTGCCTTCTTTGTTGAGATCTCGGCGCTGTCTTTGTCATCTTCAAGCAG GACGATTCGGTTCACCTGAAATCTCATTACAGCTGGTTATGTGGAACAATCTGTATATAGA GAAGACGGGGCTGATATTACTGCGAATTCTCTTCATCCGGGAACCATTGCCACCAACCTTTTCCGTCATATGGGTGTGGCCAATG GGACCAGCAACAACATGCTATGTAGCATAG